One window from the genome of Haloprofundus halobius encodes:
- the fdhF gene encoding formate dehydrogenase subunit alpha — protein sequence MSTEPSRPGPGDSAPAESLPGVPTLDDPRPSTPLTEDFVTGTANDPEVGSAGPAMTTVTVDGEPIALPPGSTLLDAVEALDTESYVPALCSYDRDTEQGENVGPRSECRTCMVDTDEHGLVPSCSFPAEDDLTVRTDATDAKEARDVNLDLVLSNHNLRCTTCGQNGRCELQDVSIDNGVQEPRYGVFDDRDEYEPLDDTSSVIQIDRNKCILCNRCVEACNDVQVEGVLRIEGQGPDTRIGFQKPEAETMSESTCVSCGHCATVCPTGSLVEKGLVDATTIPFPGFTQKNSIGKVIEHEAAETADTSPSPNRRVPGEFEGLGGESDAEVTEKSGVARFMAKARQHAQSAASRVADESLERFERVAEETAANTLEVGQLFDVAKVVSTGRMQRVTKAETTCQYCAVGCRFELYGKDGEVLGVRPADTDVTPANDFSTCVKGKFGYEFVDSPNRLKTPLVKEDGEFREASWDEALDRVVSELRAIQREHGDDAVAVTSSSKATNEENFLNQKFARQVLGTPHVDNCARLCHSSTVAGLKQTVGYGAMTNRINEDIGKTDCYLITGSNTTESHPVLATRIKQNVRDGAELIVFDPRKIGLAEHANQYTRTQPGQDIAWLNGMVRHIIAEDLHDREFIEERTTGFEELKEKVEPFTPEKVEELAGVAPEDLKRAAETVATADTCIFGWAMGMTQHAHGTRNVLAITNLALVTGNLGKPRAGLSPFRGQNNVQGGGGDMGPAPHNLPGYQDLTDDDVLDKFEEAWGVRPPSQVGLYLPEQYEAIHDGNIRGMFVMGENPVLSEPDVREAEEAVEELDFLVVQDIFLTETAEHADVVLPAASAAEKYGTFTNTERRIQMVRPAVEPPGEARTDMEILSDLAGRFGYEWAYDGPADVMDEIASLVPIYGGVSFDRLESTSDGLQWPCGDAEDPGTPFLYEDEFNFDDGLARFVPADYAGPVEMPDEEFPLMLTTGRVLYHWHTGTMTRRVEALMHHVPESFVTIHPKMAEDLGVDDGEYVRVASRRGDIVVKANVEETSDPGVVFVPMHFAQGAVNELTQAELDSTSFIPEFKVTSVRIAPLGTDPAEEPLTFERPDFGADADEDPERAGADDD from the coding sequence ATGAGCACCGAACCGAGCAGACCGGGGCCGGGCGACTCCGCCCCCGCCGAATCGCTCCCGGGCGTCCCGACCCTGGACGACCCCCGACCGAGCACGCCGCTGACCGAGGACTTCGTCACCGGAACGGCCAACGACCCCGAAGTGGGGTCCGCCGGTCCGGCGATGACCACCGTCACCGTCGACGGCGAACCCATCGCGTTGCCGCCGGGGTCGACGCTGCTCGACGCCGTCGAGGCGCTCGACACCGAGAGCTACGTCCCGGCGCTCTGCAGCTACGACCGCGACACCGAGCAGGGCGAGAACGTCGGCCCGCGCTCGGAGTGTCGGACGTGCATGGTCGACACCGACGAGCACGGCCTCGTTCCGTCGTGCAGTTTCCCCGCCGAGGACGACCTGACGGTCCGCACCGACGCGACCGACGCGAAGGAGGCCCGCGACGTGAACCTCGACCTCGTGCTGTCGAACCACAACCTCCGGTGTACGACCTGCGGGCAGAACGGCCGCTGCGAACTGCAGGACGTCTCCATCGACAACGGGGTGCAGGAACCACGTTACGGTGTCTTCGACGACCGCGACGAGTACGAACCGCTCGACGACACGTCGTCGGTCATCCAGATAGACCGCAACAAATGCATCCTCTGTAACCGCTGTGTCGAGGCCTGCAACGACGTGCAGGTCGAGGGCGTCCTCCGCATCGAGGGGCAGGGACCGGACACTCGAATCGGTTTCCAGAAGCCCGAGGCGGAGACGATGAGCGAGTCGACCTGCGTCTCCTGCGGGCACTGTGCGACAGTCTGTCCGACCGGGTCCTTGGTCGAGAAGGGACTCGTCGACGCGACGACCATCCCGTTTCCCGGGTTCACCCAGAAGAATTCGATTGGCAAAGTCATCGAACACGAGGCCGCCGAGACCGCCGACACCTCACCGTCGCCGAACCGCCGCGTGCCCGGCGAGTTCGAAGGCCTCGGCGGCGAGAGCGACGCGGAGGTCACCGAGAAATCCGGCGTCGCGCGCTTCATGGCGAAGGCGAGACAGCACGCGCAGTCGGCGGCCTCGCGCGTCGCCGACGAGTCGCTCGAACGGTTCGAACGCGTCGCGGAGGAGACGGCGGCGAACACCCTCGAAGTCGGACAGCTGTTCGACGTAGCGAAGGTCGTCAGCACCGGCCGGATGCAGCGCGTCACGAAGGCCGAGACGACCTGTCAGTACTGCGCCGTCGGCTGTCGATTCGAACTGTACGGCAAAGACGGCGAGGTGCTCGGTGTTCGACCGGCCGACACCGACGTGACCCCCGCGAACGACTTCTCGACCTGCGTGAAGGGGAAGTTCGGCTACGAGTTCGTCGACAGTCCGAATCGGCTGAAGACGCCGCTCGTCAAGGAGGACGGGGAGTTCCGCGAGGCGTCGTGGGACGAGGCGCTCGACCGCGTCGTCTCGGAACTGCGCGCCATCCAGCGCGAACACGGCGACGACGCCGTCGCCGTCACCTCCTCTTCGAAGGCGACCAACGAGGAGAACTTCCTGAACCAGAAGTTCGCCCGACAGGTGCTCGGGACGCCGCACGTCGACAACTGCGCGCGACTCTGTCACTCCTCGACCGTCGCCGGATTGAAACAGACCGTCGGCTACGGCGCGATGACGAATCGAATAAACGAGGACATCGGGAAAACCGACTGCTACCTCATCACCGGGTCGAACACCACCGAGAGCCACCCCGTGTTGGCGACGCGCATCAAGCAGAACGTCCGCGACGGCGCGGAGCTCATCGTCTTCGACCCGCGGAAGATCGGCCTCGCCGAGCACGCCAACCAGTACACCCGGACGCAACCCGGACAGGACATCGCGTGGCTCAACGGGATGGTGCGCCACATCATCGCTGAGGACCTCCACGACCGCGAGTTCATCGAGGAGCGCACGACCGGATTCGAGGAACTGAAGGAGAAGGTCGAGCCGTTCACCCCCGAGAAGGTCGAGGAACTCGCGGGCGTCGCTCCCGAGGACCTGAAGCGGGCGGCCGAGACCGTCGCGACGGCGGACACCTGCATCTTCGGCTGGGCGATGGGGATGACCCAGCACGCCCACGGGACGCGGAACGTGCTTGCCATCACGAACCTCGCGCTCGTGACGGGGAATCTCGGCAAACCGCGGGCAGGACTGTCGCCGTTCCGCGGGCAGAACAACGTCCAGGGCGGCGGCGGCGACATGGGACCCGCGCCGCACAACCTGCCGGGGTACCAGGACCTCACCGACGACGACGTGCTCGACAAGTTCGAGGAGGCGTGGGGCGTCCGCCCGCCGTCGCAGGTCGGCCTCTACCTGCCCGAGCAGTACGAGGCCATCCACGACGGGAACATCCGCGGGATGTTCGTGATGGGCGAGAACCCCGTTCTGTCGGAACCGGACGTCCGCGAGGCCGAGGAGGCCGTCGAGGAACTCGACTTCCTCGTCGTGCAGGACATCTTCCTCACCGAGACGGCCGAGCACGCCGACGTCGTCCTTCCGGCGGCCTCCGCCGCCGAGAAGTACGGCACGTTCACCAACACCGAGCGCCGCATCCAGATGGTTCGACCGGCCGTCGAGCCGCCGGGCGAGGCGCGGACGGACATGGAGATCCTCTCCGATTTGGCCGGTCGCTTCGGCTACGAGTGGGCGTACGACGGTCCGGCGGACGTGATGGACGAGATCGCGTCGCTCGTCCCCATCTACGGCGGCGTCAGCTTCGATCGCCTCGAATCGACGTCCGACGGCCTCCAGTGGCCCTGCGGGGACGCCGAGGACCCCGGTACGCCGTTCCTCTACGAAGACGAGTTCAACTTCGACGACGGCCTCGCGCGGTTCGTGCCGGCGGACTACGCCGGGCCGGTCGAGATGCCCGACGAGGAGTTCCCGCTGATGCTCACGACGGGACGGGTGCTCTACCACTGGCACACGGGGACGATGACCCGGCGCGTCGAGGCGCTGATGCACCACGTCCCCGAGAGCTTCGTCACCATCCACCCGAAGATGGCCGAAGACCTCGGCGTCGACGACGGCGAGTACGTCCGGGTCGCCTCCCGCCGCGGCGACATCGTCGTGAAGGCGAACGTCGAGGAAACCTCCGACCCGGGAGTCGTCTTCGTCCCGATGCACTTCGCGCAGGGGGCGGTCAACGAACTCACGCAGGCCGAACTCGACTCGACGTCGTTCATCCCCGAGTTCAAAGTGACGAGCGTCCGCATCGCGCCGCTGGGTACCGACCCCGCCGAGGAGCCGCTGACGTTCGAGCGGCCCGACTTCGGCGCGGACGCCGACGAGGACCCCGAGCGCGCCGGCGCAGACGACGACTGA
- a CDS encoding cobyric acid synthase, which translates to MSNSSDATRTLLVAGTASHVGKSTVAAGLCRHLADCGVSVAPFKAQNMSNNARAVSRSPALEGSEAFGEIGVSQYVQARAAGVAPTTDHNPVLLKPRGDGESQLVVDGVAVGHFAAGSYYEERWARARDAAEAAHARLAAEHDVVVAEGAGSIAEINLHHRDLANVETARFGSDSSETNRDGAAKPRSTEILLVADIERGGVFASLVGTLELLPDDLRERVVGAVITKFRGDVSLLDPGLDAFEERTGVPVLGVLPYDDPGLPEEDSVSLPAEGDRAVVGDDDGVEAESTVTVAAPRLPRASNVTDLEPLADEPGVRVAYVPLSDDLSDADAVVLPGTKNTVDDLLTLREAGFDDALAAFEGPVVGLCGGYQMLGERITNASVESADDGVDDEVAGFGLLPVETAFSTDKRVEQSTLLLSGVGPLAGVDGEVSGYEIHAGETRAVDGVCDVEAPFSRNGEASAALGAASGQVIGTYLHGLFENEQAREAFVDSVFASAGRERPATVDGDSRSPYDRAAHLVERHIDLAALGLPE; encoded by the coding sequence GTGTCGAACTCCAGCGACGCCACGCGGACGCTCCTCGTCGCCGGGACCGCCTCTCACGTCGGCAAGAGCACCGTCGCCGCCGGTCTCTGTCGCCACCTCGCCGACTGTGGCGTCTCGGTCGCGCCGTTCAAGGCACAGAACATGAGCAACAACGCCCGGGCCGTCTCGCGGTCACCCGCGCTCGAAGGGAGCGAGGCGTTCGGCGAAATCGGCGTCTCCCAGTACGTGCAGGCGCGGGCCGCCGGCGTCGCGCCGACGACCGACCACAATCCCGTGCTCCTGAAGCCTCGCGGTGACGGCGAGTCGCAACTCGTCGTGGACGGCGTCGCAGTCGGCCACTTCGCCGCGGGGAGCTACTACGAGGAGCGCTGGGCCCGCGCCCGCGACGCCGCCGAAGCGGCGCACGCCCGACTCGCCGCCGAGCACGACGTCGTCGTCGCCGAGGGCGCGGGCTCTATCGCCGAGATAAATCTTCACCACCGGGATCTGGCGAACGTGGAAACCGCCCGGTTTGGAAGCGATTCGTCGGAAACGAATCGAGACGGGGCGGCGAAGCCGCGAAGTACCGAGATTCTGCTCGTCGCCGACATCGAGCGCGGCGGCGTCTTCGCCAGCCTCGTCGGCACGCTCGAACTGCTGCCCGACGACCTCCGCGAGCGCGTCGTCGGCGCGGTTATCACGAAGTTCCGCGGCGACGTCTCGCTGCTCGACCCTGGCCTCGACGCGTTCGAGGAGCGCACGGGCGTCCCCGTCCTCGGCGTTCTCCCGTACGACGACCCCGGGTTACCCGAGGAAGATAGCGTCTCGCTACCCGCCGAAGGCGACCGAGCGGTCGTCGGCGACGACGACGGTGTCGAAGCCGAGTCGACGGTGACGGTCGCCGCTCCGCGCCTGCCACGCGCCTCGAACGTCACCGACCTCGAACCGCTCGCGGACGAACCCGGCGTCCGGGTCGCCTACGTCCCGCTCTCCGACGACCTCTCGGACGCCGACGCCGTCGTCCTCCCCGGCACGAAGAACACCGTCGACGACCTGCTGACGCTCCGCGAGGCCGGTTTCGACGACGCGCTCGCGGCGTTCGAAGGCCCAGTCGTCGGCCTCTGCGGCGGCTATCAGATGCTCGGCGAGCGCATCACCAATGCGAGTGTCGAGAGCGCCGACGACGGCGTCGACGACGAAGTGGCGGGCTTCGGCCTCCTGCCGGTCGAAACCGCGTTTTCGACCGACAAGCGCGTCGAGCAGTCGACGCTTCTTCTGTCGGGGGTCGGGCCGCTCGCTGGCGTCGACGGCGAGGTCTCGGGCTACGAGATACACGCCGGGGAGACGCGCGCTGTCGACGGTGTCTGCGACGTAGAGGCTCCCTTTTCGCGCAACGGCGAGGCGTCTGCGGCGCTCGGCGCAGCCTCGGGGCAGGTGATCGGCACGTACCTCCACGGCCTCTTCGAGAACGAGCAGGCGCGGGAGGCGTTCGTGGATTCGGTGTTCGCGTCGGCCGGGAGGGAGCGACCGGCGACGGTGGACGGCGACTCACGGTCGCCGTACGACCGCGCGGCGCACCTCGTCGAGAGGCACATCGACCTCGCGGCGCTCGGACTGCCGGAGTAG
- a CDS encoding cob(I)yrinic acid a,c-diamide adenosyltransferase: MTDETPKKDELRKNTPGRGITPEAHRIEPSAPEEFGLVQVWWGDGKGKTTAAMGMGFRAAGHGFRVHMLQFMKGGADSVDAVRGEYNAIAAMPGYSYENTGHYGWHGLRDGSDDDDHRAKAQGGLERARELVDAASDADLESPLALDGPPEDGAHMLILDEVLYAVDQGLLDEEELLELVESKPENLELVLAGSHTKPEYLYDHADLVTRVKKEKHPIDAGQRARRGTEY, encoded by the coding sequence ATGACCGACGAAACACCGAAAAAAGACGAACTGCGAAAGAACACCCCCGGCAGGGGAATCACGCCCGAGGCCCACCGGATCGAGCCGAGCGCACCCGAGGAGTTCGGTCTCGTGCAGGTGTGGTGGGGCGACGGGAAGGGGAAGACCACCGCCGCGATGGGGATGGGCTTTCGCGCCGCGGGCCACGGCTTCCGCGTCCACATGCTCCAGTTCATGAAGGGCGGCGCGGACAGCGTCGACGCCGTCCGCGGCGAGTACAACGCCATCGCGGCGATGCCCGGGTACAGCTACGAGAACACCGGCCACTACGGCTGGCACGGCCTCAGAGACGGCAGCGACGACGACGACCACCGCGCGAAGGCGCAGGGCGGACTCGAACGCGCGCGGGAGCTCGTCGACGCCGCGAGTGACGCGGACCTCGAATCGCCGCTCGCGCTCGACGGTCCACCCGAAGACGGTGCTCACATGCTCATCCTCGACGAGGTGTTGTACGCCGTCGACCAGGGACTGCTCGACGAGGAAGAACTGCTCGAACTCGTCGAATCGAAGCCCGAGAACCTCGAACTCGTGCTGGCGGGGAGTCACACGAAACCCGAGTATCTGTACGACCACGCCGACCTCGTGACACGAGTGAAAAAGGAGAAACACCCGATCGACGCCGGACAGCGGGCGCGACGCGGTACCGAGTACTGA
- a CDS encoding amylo-alpha-1,6-glucosidase: MDDGRDEDTNADRAATEERRTEALDVLRSNRAEGYTIPSATLYPFQWNWDSAFIALGLAGVEPAAAKEEVESLCAATWESGLLPHIVFHTDAEGYFPGPEEWGVDVEETATSGITQPPMVVPAVRRIYEETGDDGFLDRVYPALERHLEWWVRERSFDTSVVYVRHPWETGMDDSPAWTDPLAAFDPGEVVYEREDRKSDELADQRPTDWDYDRYVSLVREARAVDWDEFDLRESCPFLVEDALTNAIFVRACDDFAALAAARGDDTAATTWREQAEQSREAIRDRLWDEELGTFVSYDRVGDRKLEANSVAGLASVFGEIPTKQQFERLRRTLRDDLLAYEFAVPSYVGDAFDPDRYWRGPVWINTNWLVADGLRRYGSADLADRIDRDSRRLVEREGFFEYFNPETGEGRGSDRFSWSAALYLELTDSA; encoded by the coding sequence ATGGACGACGGACGCGACGAGGACACGAACGCTGACCGCGCCGCCACCGAAGAGCGCCGCACCGAGGCGCTCGACGTGCTCCGGTCGAACCGCGCCGAGGGGTACACCATCCCGTCGGCGACGCTCTACCCGTTCCAGTGGAACTGGGATTCCGCCTTCATCGCGCTCGGCCTCGCGGGCGTCGAACCCGCGGCCGCGAAAGAGGAGGTAGAATCGCTCTGCGCGGCGACGTGGGAGAGCGGTCTGCTGCCGCACATCGTCTTCCACACCGACGCCGAGGGCTACTTCCCCGGTCCCGAGGAGTGGGGCGTCGACGTCGAGGAAACTGCCACCAGCGGCATCACCCAACCGCCGATGGTCGTCCCGGCGGTCCGCCGTATCTACGAGGAGACGGGCGACGACGGGTTCCTCGATCGAGTGTATCCAGCGCTGGAACGCCACTTGGAGTGGTGGGTGCGTGAGCGGTCGTTCGACACCTCGGTGGTTTACGTCCGCCACCCGTGGGAGACCGGGATGGACGACTCGCCGGCGTGGACCGACCCGCTCGCCGCGTTCGACCCCGGGGAGGTCGTGTACGAGCGCGAAGACCGCAAGTCCGACGAGTTAGCCGACCAGCGACCGACCGACTGGGACTACGACCGGTACGTCTCGCTCGTCCGCGAGGCCCGCGCCGTCGACTGGGACGAGTTCGACCTCCGCGAGTCCTGCCCGTTCCTCGTCGAGGACGCGCTGACGAACGCCATCTTCGTCCGCGCCTGCGACGACTTCGCGGCGCTCGCCGCCGCCCGCGGCGACGACACGGCGGCGACGACGTGGCGCGAGCAGGCCGAGCAGTCGCGCGAGGCGATTCGCGACCGACTCTGGGACGAGGAGTTGGGGACGTTCGTCTCCTACGACCGCGTCGGCGACCGCAAACTCGAAGCGAATTCCGTCGCCGGACTCGCGAGCGTCTTCGGCGAGATTCCGACGAAGCAGCAGTTCGAACGCCTCCGCCGGACGCTCCGCGACGACTTGCTCGCCTACGAGTTCGCCGTCCCCTCCTACGTCGGCGACGCGTTCGACCCCGACCGCTACTGGCGCGGGCCGGTGTGGATAAACACGAACTGGCTCGTCGCCGACGGCCTGCGCCGCTACGGCTCGGCCGACCTCGCCGACCGGATCGACCGGGACAGCCGCCGCCTCGTCGAACGCGAGGGCTTTTTCGAGTACTTCAACCCCGAGACGGGCGAGGGTCGGGGCAGCGACCGTTTCTCGTGGAGCGCGGCGTTGTACCTCGAACTGACCGATTCAGCGTAA